The Cygnus atratus isolate AKBS03 ecotype Queensland, Australia chromosome 19, CAtr_DNAZoo_HiC_assembly, whole genome shotgun sequence genome includes a window with the following:
- the LOC118252210 gene encoding uncharacterized protein LOC118252210 isoform X1: MSCVAHHPSRNSHCQPQDFSSAEPSLYQCRKITDNLEQQNCDPWHLALAAVWNSSSHRYVAVLVLPSCHSSQIRHCGMVVQWHRGRLQPEQAELFFIWEGPDLMGPQRKELVAARHPLETDWVTYRSPSLPDLPVLNPKQMVQLSPSPPARMIPGASLQRVYISKDNSSSTPYPDLGASEHLCTSSFFTYTCPCLAPSPTGACFSLLKGSLVPGSCCQMCCPSSARRTEPQQDTLLDRGSREGWALQGSPSTSRCCQVGNIPGGWPLPSCARGTAKAVPSCAGDVGLSRTVTLP; the protein is encoded by the exons ATGTCCTGCGTAGCTCACCACCCCAGCAGGAATTCCCACTGCCAGCCTCAAGATTTCTCATCTGCAGAGCCAAGCCTTTATCAatgcagaaaaatcacagataaCTTAGAGCAACAAAACTGCGACCCCTGGCACCTGGCATTGGCTGCTGTGTGGAACAGCTCCTCACATCGGTATGTGGCAGTACTGGTGCTTCCTTCCTG CCACAGCTCCCAAATCCGACACTGCGGGATGGTGGTACAGTGGCACCGTGGGAGGCTGCAACCAGAACAAGCAGAGCTCTTCTTTATATGGGAGGGTCCGGACCTCATGGGGCCACAAAGGAAGGAGCTGGTTGCTGCAAGGCATCCCCTGGAAACAGACTGGGTTACCTACAGAAGCCCATCCCTCCCAG ATCTGCCTGTCCTAAATCCCAAGCAGATGGTGCAACTCAGCCCGTCTCCTCCAGCAAGGATGATCCCTGGGGCCTCCCTGCAGAGAGTGTACATTTCAAAGGATAATTCCAGCAGCACTCCTTACCCTGATCTGGGGGCTTCTGAGCATCTATGTACTTCATCATTCTTCACATATACCTGCCCCTGCCTTGCACCATCTCCCACTGGggcttgcttttctcttctaaaag GGTCCCTTGTGCCTGGGAGTTGTTGTCAGATGTGCTGCCCATCCAGTGCACGAAGGACAGAGCCCCAACAAGACACGCTACTGGACAGAGGTAGCAGGGAAGGatgggctctgcagggctcgCCCAGCACTTCCCGCTGCTGCCAGGTGGGGAATATCCCAGGGGGCTGGCCCCTGCCCTCCTGTGCAAGAGGTACGGCGAAAGCAGTCCCATCTTGCGCTGGAGATGTGGGCCTCTCCCGCACCGTGACACTGCCCTGA
- the LOC118252210 gene encoding uncharacterized protein LOC118252210 isoform X5, with translation MSCVAHHPSRNSHCQPQDFSSAEPSLYQCRKITDNLEQQNCDPWHLALAAVWNSSSHRYVAVLVLPSCHSSQIRHCGMVVQWHRGRLQPEQAELFFIWEGPDLMGPQRKELVAARHPLETDWVTYRSPSLPDLPVLNPKQMVQLSPSPPARMIPGASLQRVYISKDNSSSTPYPDLGASEHLCTSSFFTYTCPCLAPSPTGACFSLLKETGTDGQRL, from the exons ATGTCCTGCGTAGCTCACCACCCCAGCAGGAATTCCCACTGCCAGCCTCAAGATTTCTCATCTGCAGAGCCAAGCCTTTATCAatgcagaaaaatcacagataaCTTAGAGCAACAAAACTGCGACCCCTGGCACCTGGCATTGGCTGCTGTGTGGAACAGCTCCTCACATCGGTATGTGGCAGTACTGGTGCTTCCTTCCTG CCACAGCTCCCAAATCCGACACTGCGGGATGGTGGTACAGTGGCACCGTGGGAGGCTGCAACCAGAACAAGCAGAGCTCTTCTTTATATGGGAGGGTCCGGACCTCATGGGGCCACAAAGGAAGGAGCTGGTTGCTGCAAGGCATCCCCTGGAAACAGACTGGGTTACCTACAGAAGCCCATCCCTCCCAG ATCTGCCTGTCCTAAATCCCAAGCAGATGGTGCAACTCAGCCCGTCTCCTCCAGCAAGGATGATCCCTGGGGCCTCCCTGCAGAGAGTGTACATTTCAAAGGATAATTCCAGCAGCACTCCTTACCCTGATCTGGGGGCTTCTGAGCATCTATGTACTTCATCATTCTTCACATATACCTGCCCCTGCCTTGCACCATCTCCCACTGGggcttgcttttctcttctaaaag AGACGGGTACTGATGGGCAGCGGTTATAG
- the LOC118252210 gene encoding uncharacterized protein LOC118252210 isoform X3, producing MSCVAHHPSRNSHCQPQDFSSAEPSLYQCRKITDNLEQQNCDPWHLALAAVWNSSSHRYVAVLVLPSCHSSQIRHCGMVVQWHRGRLQPEQAELFFIWEGPDLMGPQRKELVAARHPLETDWVTYRSPSLPDLPVLNPKQMVQLSPSPPARMIPGASLQRVYISKDNSSSTPYPDLGASEHLCTSSFFTYTCPCLAPSPTGACFSLLKGSLVPGSCCQMCCPSSARRTEPQQDTLLDRGSREGWALQGSPSTSRCCQVGNIPGGWPLPSCARGH from the exons ATGTCCTGCGTAGCTCACCACCCCAGCAGGAATTCCCACTGCCAGCCTCAAGATTTCTCATCTGCAGAGCCAAGCCTTTATCAatgcagaaaaatcacagataaCTTAGAGCAACAAAACTGCGACCCCTGGCACCTGGCATTGGCTGCTGTGTGGAACAGCTCCTCACATCGGTATGTGGCAGTACTGGTGCTTCCTTCCTG CCACAGCTCCCAAATCCGACACTGCGGGATGGTGGTACAGTGGCACCGTGGGAGGCTGCAACCAGAACAAGCAGAGCTCTTCTTTATATGGGAGGGTCCGGACCTCATGGGGCCACAAAGGAAGGAGCTGGTTGCTGCAAGGCATCCCCTGGAAACAGACTGGGTTACCTACAGAAGCCCATCCCTCCCAG ATCTGCCTGTCCTAAATCCCAAGCAGATGGTGCAACTCAGCCCGTCTCCTCCAGCAAGGATGATCCCTGGGGCCTCCCTGCAGAGAGTGTACATTTCAAAGGATAATTCCAGCAGCACTCCTTACCCTGATCTGGGGGCTTCTGAGCATCTATGTACTTCATCATTCTTCACATATACCTGCCCCTGCCTTGCACCATCTCCCACTGGggcttgcttttctcttctaaaag GGTCCCTTGTGCCTGGGAGTTGTTGTCAGATGTGCTGCCCATCCAGTGCACGAAGGACAGAGCCCCAACAAGACACGCTACTGGACAGAGGTAGCAGGGAAGGatgggctctgcagggctcgCCCAGCACTTCCCGCTGCTGCCAGGTGGGGAATATCCCAGGGGGCTGGCCCCTGCCCTCCTGTGCAAGAG GCCACTAA
- the LOC118252210 gene encoding uncharacterized protein LOC118252210 isoform X4, which produces MSCVAHHPSRNSHCQPQDFSSAEPSLYQCRKITDNLEQQNCDPWHLALAAVWNSSSHRYVAVLVLPSCHSSQIRHCGMVVQWHRGRLQPEQAELFFIWEGPDLMGPQRKELVAARHPLETDWVTYRSPSLPDLPVLNPKQMVQLSPSPPARMIPGASLQRVYISKDNSSSTPYPDLGASEHLCTSSFFTYTCPCLAPSPTGACFSLLKGSLVPGSCCQMCCPSSARRTEPQQDTLLDRGSREGWALQGSPSTSRCCQATKTPTYLPASTNFS; this is translated from the exons ATGTCCTGCGTAGCTCACCACCCCAGCAGGAATTCCCACTGCCAGCCTCAAGATTTCTCATCTGCAGAGCCAAGCCTTTATCAatgcagaaaaatcacagataaCTTAGAGCAACAAAACTGCGACCCCTGGCACCTGGCATTGGCTGCTGTGTGGAACAGCTCCTCACATCGGTATGTGGCAGTACTGGTGCTTCCTTCCTG CCACAGCTCCCAAATCCGACACTGCGGGATGGTGGTACAGTGGCACCGTGGGAGGCTGCAACCAGAACAAGCAGAGCTCTTCTTTATATGGGAGGGTCCGGACCTCATGGGGCCACAAAGGAAGGAGCTGGTTGCTGCAAGGCATCCCCTGGAAACAGACTGGGTTACCTACAGAAGCCCATCCCTCCCAG ATCTGCCTGTCCTAAATCCCAAGCAGATGGTGCAACTCAGCCCGTCTCCTCCAGCAAGGATGATCCCTGGGGCCTCCCTGCAGAGAGTGTACATTTCAAAGGATAATTCCAGCAGCACTCCTTACCCTGATCTGGGGGCTTCTGAGCATCTATGTACTTCATCATTCTTCACATATACCTGCCCCTGCCTTGCACCATCTCCCACTGGggcttgcttttctcttctaaaag GGTCCCTTGTGCCTGGGAGTTGTTGTCAGATGTGCTGCCCATCCAGTGCACGAAGGACAGAGCCCCAACAAGACACGCTACTGGACAGAGGTAGCAGGGAAGGatgggctctgcagggctcgCCCAGCACTTCCCGCTGCTGCCAG GCCACTAAAACTCCTACCTACCTGCCAGCAAGTACCAATTTTTCTTAA
- the LOC118252210 gene encoding uncharacterized protein LOC118252210 isoform X6, producing MSCVAHHPSRNSHCQPQDFSSAEPSLYQCRKITDNLEQQNCDPWHLALAAVWNSSSHRYVAVLVLPSCHSSQIRHCGMVVQWHRGRLQPEQAELFFIWEGPDLMGPQRKELVAARHPLETDWVTYRSPSLPDLPVLNPKQMVQLSPSPPARMIPGASLQRVYISKDNSSSTPYPDLGASEHLCTSSFFTYTCPCLAPSPTGACFSLLKGH from the exons ATGTCCTGCGTAGCTCACCACCCCAGCAGGAATTCCCACTGCCAGCCTCAAGATTTCTCATCTGCAGAGCCAAGCCTTTATCAatgcagaaaaatcacagataaCTTAGAGCAACAAAACTGCGACCCCTGGCACCTGGCATTGGCTGCTGTGTGGAACAGCTCCTCACATCGGTATGTGGCAGTACTGGTGCTTCCTTCCTG CCACAGCTCCCAAATCCGACACTGCGGGATGGTGGTACAGTGGCACCGTGGGAGGCTGCAACCAGAACAAGCAGAGCTCTTCTTTATATGGGAGGGTCCGGACCTCATGGGGCCACAAAGGAAGGAGCTGGTTGCTGCAAGGCATCCCCTGGAAACAGACTGGGTTACCTACAGAAGCCCATCCCTCCCAG ATCTGCCTGTCCTAAATCCCAAGCAGATGGTGCAACTCAGCCCGTCTCCTCCAGCAAGGATGATCCCTGGGGCCTCCCTGCAGAGAGTGTACATTTCAAAGGATAATTCCAGCAGCACTCCTTACCCTGATCTGGGGGCTTCTGAGCATCTATGTACTTCATCATTCTTCACATATACCTGCCCCTGCCTTGCACCATCTCCCACTGGggcttgcttttctcttctaaaag GCCACTAA
- the LOC118252210 gene encoding uncharacterized protein LOC118252210 isoform X2 — protein MSCVAHHPSRNSHCQPQDFSSAEPSLYQCRKITDNLEQQNCDPWHLALAAVWNSSSHRHSSQIRHCGMVVQWHRGRLQPEQAELFFIWEGPDLMGPQRKELVAARHPLETDWVTYRSPSLPDLPVLNPKQMVQLSPSPPARMIPGASLQRVYISKDNSSSTPYPDLGASEHLCTSSFFTYTCPCLAPSPTGACFSLLKGSLVPGSCCQMCCPSSARRTEPQQDTLLDRGSREGWALQGSPSTSRCCQVGNIPGGWPLPSCARGTAKAVPSCAGDVGLSRTVTLP, from the exons ATGTCCTGCGTAGCTCACCACCCCAGCAGGAATTCCCACTGCCAGCCTCAAGATTTCTCATCTGCAGAGCCAAGCCTTTATCAatgcagaaaaatcacagataaCTTAGAGCAACAAAACTGCGACCCCTGGCACCTGGCATTGGCTGCTGTGTGGAACAGCTCCTCACATCG CCACAGCTCCCAAATCCGACACTGCGGGATGGTGGTACAGTGGCACCGTGGGAGGCTGCAACCAGAACAAGCAGAGCTCTTCTTTATATGGGAGGGTCCGGACCTCATGGGGCCACAAAGGAAGGAGCTGGTTGCTGCAAGGCATCCCCTGGAAACAGACTGGGTTACCTACAGAAGCCCATCCCTCCCAG ATCTGCCTGTCCTAAATCCCAAGCAGATGGTGCAACTCAGCCCGTCTCCTCCAGCAAGGATGATCCCTGGGGCCTCCCTGCAGAGAGTGTACATTTCAAAGGATAATTCCAGCAGCACTCCTTACCCTGATCTGGGGGCTTCTGAGCATCTATGTACTTCATCATTCTTCACATATACCTGCCCCTGCCTTGCACCATCTCCCACTGGggcttgcttttctcttctaaaag GGTCCCTTGTGCCTGGGAGTTGTTGTCAGATGTGCTGCCCATCCAGTGCACGAAGGACAGAGCCCCAACAAGACACGCTACTGGACAGAGGTAGCAGGGAAGGatgggctctgcagggctcgCCCAGCACTTCCCGCTGCTGCCAGGTGGGGAATATCCCAGGGGGCTGGCCCCTGCCCTCCTGTGCAAGAGGTACGGCGAAAGCAGTCCCATCTTGCGCTGGAGATGTGGGCCTCTCCCGCACCGTGACACTGCCCTGA